TCAATAGAATACTGCCGACGAGCGACGCGCCGGCGGCCACGGCCGTCAACGGCAAGACCCACGCACGACCCCATCTCATCAACACCCAAAGCACGAGCGGAAACAAAAGATAAAACTGTTCCTCGACCGCCAGCGACCAAGTATGCAGGAGCGGTTTTTGCGAGGTGCTGTCGGCAAAGTAGCTTTCACCTTGCCAGAAATAAAAGTTCGCCGCGAGCAGTCCTTGCGCAACGGACGACTTTCCCAGTCGTACGAGCTTGGTAGGAATCAAAAGATAAAATCCGACCGCAAGTGAAACCGCGACCATGACGGCAAGCGCGGGAAAGATCCGCCGCGTACGTCGCTCCCAGAATCGGAGAAAGGAGAATTGACCGGCATCCAAGTCTTTCATGATCAAGCCGGTGATTAAGTATCCGGAGATCGTGAAAAAAACGTCGACTCCCGCAAATCCGCCCGGGCAGCCGATGTTGGCATGAAACAATAAGACGACGATGACCGACAACGCACGTAGGCCGTCGATCTCCGGACGATAGGAATGAGTCGGACTCGACATACGGACGGTCTCGGACAATTTTCCGTTATCTAGGTCAGTGCATCGTAACGAGCCGTAGGTTGAGACACGGAATATTTTGGACTCGAAAACCGCCGGAGCCGCTTTCGCTCGATCCGACACGCGACCGCACGACACGGCCCTTTCGCGTGTGACTCGATCCGAATGTATGCCGAGTCGGCCGGCGAAGGCCGTCGCCCGATCTATTTGTTCGGGCTCTGCACGGGAATTTTGTGCATCTCGGCAACGAACGCGTCGAGTCGATCGAGCGTCGCATCGTAGCGGTTGCGGCGGAGCCATGTTTCGTACGAGATGCGCACGGGCGCCGTCGGCAGCGGCTTGGTCCAGAGCATTCCATCGCCGCCGATCATGGCCGTCGCTTTCTTGTCTGCCGGGCGGGAGCGAAGTTGAATTTCCGCTTTGTTCTTCTCATACGTGATAAAGGTATAGTCGTCCGCGACGATTCCCGCTCCATCACGCTTCCATCCGAGCGCTTCCATCTGCTTGGCGAACAACTCGCCGAGTTTGGGAGGGGTCGTGTCGGCGACTTCGAATTCGATATTCTTGGCGTCGACATCGTACTTCACCGCCATCGCGCCGGCGGGGAGCGTGAAGTCGGCCGCCTGAAGGCCGGGCTCGCTTGTCTTATCAACCGGCTTCTCGGCCGGTGGTTGCAACTGCCAGGACGAACTCGCCGCGTCTCCCACGACCACGCGCGTGCCGCCGCCGGAGAGTTCGGCGAGGCGAAGGAAAAGGTCTTGCTGTCCGCGAACGTATGGGAGCCACGCCTTACCGTCCTTCGTGTGTCGCCCCGCCTCGCGCCGAAGCCATCCTTCGGCCGCCATGCGATTGTCGTAGAAGTCGATCGCATCCTGCAAGTTCATCTTCGTATTGACGACGCACTGCAAATCGGTCGAAGCATCGAACTCGATCCAGCCCGCGTCGGGAGGGAGCGGCAACGATTGGTTCGACACGTTCAGATTGGTTTGCACCGCCAACTCATTCGGCGAGTCGGCTGGGTTTTGGAGCGACACGGTCAGCACACTGCCCCCTTGCAACAGCTTGAGGGTTCGCGAACGCGGGTCTTCCGAACCGGAAGCCGCGAGGCGGGTATAGGCCGTCCAGCCGGCGGCGTGGAGTTGCTTGAGCAAGGTTGCCTCGGCGTCCGTCAGTGCGGTCTTCGTGCGATACATGCAGCTGGAGAACGATTCGTGAGTACCCTTCCAGTCGGACACCGGTAACTTGGGAAGCCACCGAGCGTCGTAGTTGCCCTCGAATTGCAACGAGACCTGCAACTCGCCGGCGGTACCGGTGCCGTAGTCCGCGGCCGACGCGAAGGAAACGTTTAGCCGACAACCGTCCTTGTCGAAAATGAGGCCAGGTGTCATCGGCGACGGCGGGGCTTCCGTCCAGCCGGCTTTCTCCAGGGCGTAGCGATAATAGAGTTCGGCGTCGGCTTGCGTGGCCGGTGCGACGTACGTGCTGAAGCCAAACTCATTCATCTTCGGCACCGCACCCGGCAGTCGCGGGAACGAACGGATGTCGATCACACGTTGCATTTGAGCGGGAGACATCGCTTGTTGCGCTCCGGCGACGGGCGTCGCTGGTGTCGGCAACACCATCGATTTCATACCGATCGCCGCAGCCGCATCGGCCGTGCCCCAAATACGCAACCGGCTCTCAGATGAGATGAGCAATCCGTTGCAATTCGGCAGCCACTCGAGCGCCGACGTTTGTTCGCCGTCGGCGTCGATCACTTGCACGAGCCGGCCAGCGGCCGTGTCCCAGATGCGTATTTCGGAGTTGTTCGCGTACGTGGCGATCCATTTGCCGTCGTGCGAAAAGGAGATGAGTTGCGCGCCGGCACCGCGCCAGCCCGAGCCCGTCGATTTGGAACTCTGGACGTCCCAGAACTGTAGCGTCGCATCGGCATCGCTGAAGGCCAACGATCGGCGATCGCTTGATAGGGCGAGCGCCGGACTCATCAGATGTTTCGTCGTCAGCGCGGTTTCCTTCGCGCCGGTCTCGACGTTCCAAATACCTGCTTCGCTTCCGGCGGCCGCTAACCGATCGTCGGAGAGGAATGCCAAGTGGTGGATCTTTTGTTTGTCCACCTTCAGGCTCTTCAACTGCTTGCCTTCCGGCAATTGCCAAAGATGGACGTCGCCCGAATAGCTCGTCGTGGCGAGGAGTCGCGAGTTGGGCGAGAGCGCCAACTCCGTGATGTATCCCTTGTGAGCTGGGATGGCGACAACTTCCTTCTGGTCGCTCAGCGTCCAGATACGAACTGTTCCTTTTTCATCGCCGGCTACCAGCCATTTGCCATCGGCCGAGATCGCCGCCGCACGGATGGGGCGCTCGACTTCGTCGGGCTTGTACTTGGTCAACAAATCAACCGTGGGCTGAGCGTCTTGCGTGTTCCAAAGCGTGAGCTTCGAGCCGCCGAGCGCAAACTGTTTTCCATCCGGGCTCACCGCTAAGCATTGCACTGCCGGATCATCGAAGCCGTCGTTGCAGGCCAGTAACTGCAGCGGCACGTATGCAGGAACGTCCCATTTTGCGATCTGCTCGGGCGACGGTTTTGCTGGGGGCTTGGGAGCGATGGCGACCGAGAGACTTGCCGTGCCTGCCTGCGAAACATCGGCTCGCTCCGAAGCCGCGACTTGCTGCGGGCTATCGGGCTGTGAATCGGCAGAGGGCCCCGAATTGGAAGCAGGCTCGGAACCGCATCCACAGACGAGCGGGATGATCAGGAAAAGAAGCCGGTGGAGTTCACGAGGAAGACGCATGGGTACGCTCTTGTTCTCGAAGGTGAGACGATACCGATT
This region of Planctomycetia bacterium genomic DNA includes:
- a CDS encoding WD40 repeat domain-containing protein, which encodes MRLPRELHRLLFLIIPLVCGCGSEPASNSGPSADSQPDSPQQVAASERADVSQAGTASLSVAIAPKPPAKPSPEQIAKWDVPAYVPLQLLACNDGFDDPAVQCLAVSPDGKQFALGGSKLTLWNTQDAQPTVDLLTKYKPDEVERPIRAAAISADGKWLVAGDEKGTVRIWTLSDQKEVVAIPAHKGYITELALSPNSRLLATTSYSGDVHLWQLPEGKQLKSLKVDKQKIHHLAFLSDDRLAAAGSEAGIWNVETGAKETALTTKHLMSPALALSSDRRSLAFSDADATLQFWDVQSSKSTGSGWRGAGAQLISFSHDGKWIATYANNSEIRIWDTAAGRLVQVIDADGEQTSALEWLPNCNGLLISSESRLRIWGTADAAAAIGMKSMVLPTPATPVAGAQQAMSPAQMQRVIDIRSFPRLPGAVPKMNEFGFSTYVAPATQADAELYYRYALEKAGWTEAPPSPMTPGLIFDKDGCRLNVSFASAADYGTGTAGELQVSLQFEGNYDARWLPKLPVSDWKGTHESFSSCMYRTKTALTDAEATLLKQLHAAGWTAYTRLAASGSEDPRSRTLKLLQGGSVLTVSLQNPADSPNELAVQTNLNVSNQSLPLPPDAGWIEFDASTDLQCVVNTKMNLQDAIDFYDNRMAAEGWLRREAGRHTKDGKAWLPYVRGQQDLFLRLAELSGGGTRVVVGDAASSSWQLQPPAEKPVDKTSEPGLQAADFTLPAGAMAVKYDVDAKNIEFEVADTTPPKLGELFAKQMEALGWKRDGAGIVADDYTFITYEKNKAEIQLRSRPADKKATAMIGGDGMLWTKPLPTAPVRISYETWLRRNRYDATLDRLDAFVAEMHKIPVQSPNK